Proteins co-encoded in one Arachis hypogaea cultivar Tifrunner chromosome 13, arahy.Tifrunner.gnm2.J5K5, whole genome shotgun sequence genomic window:
- the LOC112735378 gene encoding uncharacterized protein: protein MLAVRDTDYNSAPIPDIPELTFRPTDVNCRHTNYDDPVVVSIQLGDLIVRKALLDPGSSADVLFFATFQKMKLSTNILQPYSGDLVGFSGERVPVLGSAWLQTTLGEQPLSRTQDIQYLIVDCFSPYNLILGRPFLNRFAAIVSTYHLCVKFPVQDNIVATIHGDLQEARQCYNVSLKPIRKKTEARVNSIQSKQPILAELDPRADFQERPTPNEDLHKVVLTEDPAKFTFIGTSMDDEVRIKLINFLCANADLFAWTSGDMPGIIPLVITHKLAVSPAARPVSQKKRNLGAEKRSASMTEVNKLLEAKFIHEIRFTTWLANVVMVKKNNGKWRMCVDFTDLNKACPKDAYPLPCIDTLVDNSCGYDTLSFMDAYAGYNQILMHPSDQEKIAFITEYGNYCYNVMPFGLKNAGATYQRLMNRIFEHQIGRNIEVYVDDMVAKTKIGQSHIQDLEEIFAQIRKYNMRLNPEKCAFGVKGRKFLGFILTSRGIEANPEKCQAILDMCSPKTTKDVQRLTGILAALSRFLPCLAFKSFNFFQCLKKSAKSFFWDEKCEEAFLSLKQFLSNHLFCRNLSSATHYTYICLSLR, encoded by the coding sequence ATGTTAGCGGTCAGAGACACTGACTATAATTCCGCACCAATCCCAGACATCCCCGAGCTGACTTTCCGTCCCACTGACGTCAATTGCAGACACACAAACTACGACGACCCCGTGGTCGTCTCTATCCAACTGGGAGACCTTATTGTTCGGAAGGCATTGCTTGATCCAGGGAGTAGTGCTGATGTACTTTTTTTTGcaacatttcaaaaaatgaaaTTGAGCACTAACATTTTGCAGCCATATTCGGGAGACTTGGTTGGATTCTCAGGAGAGCGAGTGCCCGTCCTGGGGTCCGCATGGTTGCAAACTACACTAGGCGAACAACCATTATCCAGAACACAGGATATTCAATATCTCATCGTAGACTGTTTTAGCCCTTATAATCTTATCTTAGGGAGACCTTTTTTAAACAGATTTGCTGCTATTGTTTCTACATATCACCTCTGTGTCAAGTTCCCTGTGCAGGATAATATCGTTGCAACCATACATGGCGATCTGCAAGAAGCTCGGCAATGCTACAACGTAAGTTTGAAACCCATCAGAAAGAAAACTGAAGCTCGGGTCAACTCAATACAATCCAAACAACCAATCTTGGCAGAATTAGACCCAAGAGCTGACTTCCAGGAACGTCCCACGCCTAATGAAGATCTTCACAAGGTCGTCTTAACCGAAGATCCAGCAAAATTCACATTCATCGGAACATCAATGGACGACGAGGTCAGAATAAAGCTAATTAATTTCTTGTGTGCGAACGCCGACCTTTTTGCATGGACTTCCGGAGACATGCCAGGGATTATTCCGTTAGTAATTACACACAAATTGGCTGTCAGTCCGGCAGCCCGACCAGTTTCCCAGAAAAAGAGAAACCTCGGCGCAGAAAAGCGATCAGCATCCATGACAGAAGTCAACAAACTCCTCGAAGCAAAATTCATCCACGAAATCAGGTTCACCACGTGGTTGGCCAACGTCGTTATGGTAAAAAAGAAtaacggtaaatggcgcatgtgcgtcgactttactgATTTAAATAAAGCATGCCCAAAGGATGCTTATCCTCTACCTTGCATAGACACTTTAGTAGATAACTCCTGTGGTTATGACACTTTGAGTTTCATGGATGCATATGCTGGTTATAATCAGATCCTTATGCATCCATCAGACCAAGAAAAAATAGCTTTCATAACTGAATATGGTAATTACTGCTATAATGTTATGCCTTTCGGTTTAAAGAATGCAGGGGCGACGTACCAACGACTGATGAACAGGATTTTCGAACACCAAATAGGTAGAAATATCGAGGTATACGTGGACGACATGGTCGCCAAGACAAAGATCGGCCAATCCCACATACAGGATCTTGAAGAAATATTTGCTCAAATCAGAAAATATAATATGCGGCTAAACCCTGAGAAGTGTGCCTTTGGTGTAAAAGGCAGAAAATTTCTCGGATTTATTCTGACAAGTCGGGgtatcgaggcaaatccagaaaaATGTCAAGCAATACTTGATATGTGCAGTCCAAAGACAACAAAAGATGTTCAAAGGTTAACAGGCATATTAGCGGCATTGTCAAGATTCTTGCCATGCTTGGCCTTCAAATCTTTCAACTTTTTCCAATGTTTAAAGAAAAGTGCGAAGAGCTTTTTCTGGGATGAGAAATGTGAAGAAGCATTTTTGAGCTTGAAACAGTTCCTCTCCAACCACCTGTTTTGCAGAAACCTAAGCTCGGCGACCCATTATACCTATATTTGTCTGTCACTGAGATGA
- the LOC112735379 gene encoding uncharacterized protein yields the protein MADAPPPTPSELLKMVTELQQANQRMAEDNQRMQNQIAQLVNARLEHNNNDHEQHGNDERQSLPTHVSDTPQNRNDEEQQNEEAQPEDEGENPDNSVGPFTADIMNFQLPRQFTLPTTLTPYDGLGDPKQHVKKFRSIMIVNGASDPILCRCFPSFLDGPALDWFCSLPADSISRFQELAKQFEDHFAASAIYLHDFDYLTTIKQGPQESLKDYITRFTKVAMSIPDLHPEVHLHAIKSGLRPGKFQETIAVAKPKTLAEFREKAKGQIDIEELHQARKSDKSATKDDERTHDTKKGFKPVPRYESYTQFNTKRDDIIKEILNSKLIKPPRKAGNYPEPKNVDKSKYCTFHQKHGHTTDECVIAKDLLERLARQGHLDKFIAGHMQKRTASSSEQPSTGQSSKEKDKAPAQPREVINCISGGYAGGGSTSSARK from the coding sequence ATGGCTGATGCTCCTCCCCCTACCCCATCCGAGCTTCTGAAGATGGTGACCGAGCTTCAACAAGCGAACCAACGGATGGCGGAGGACAATCAGCGAATGCAAAATCAAATTGCGCAACTGGTGAATGCTCGTCTGGAGCATAATAATAATGATCACGAACAACACGGGAATGATGAACGACAATCACTACCAACTCATGTCTCTGATACACCACAGAATAGGAATGACGAGGAGCAACAGAATGAAGAGGCCCAACCCGAAGATGAGGGAGAAAACCCTGACAACTCTGTGGGACCGTTCACAGCTGACATAATGAACTTCCAGCTCCCCAGACAGTTCACTCTACCGACCACATTAACCCCATATGACGGACTGGGAGACCCAAAGCAACATGTTAAAAAATTCCGATCAATCATGATTGTTAACGGTGCCTCTGATCCTATTTTATGCCGatgttttccttcttttttagacggtcctgcacttgactGGTTTTGCTCTTTGCCTGCAGATTCTATATCACGTTTTCAGGAGCTAGCCAAACAGTTTGAGGATCATTTTGCAGCCTCGGCGATATATCTCCACGACTTTGACTACTTAACGACCATCAAACAGGGTCCACAAGAAAGTCTAAAAGATTATATAACTCGGTTCACTAAGGTCGCCATGAGTATTCCGGATCTCCATCCGGAGGTTCACCTTCATGCCATTAAAAGTGGTCTTCGTCCAGGGAAATTCCAGGAGACCATCGCTGTGGCCAAACCGAAAACTTTGGCTGAATTCCGCGAAAAAGCTAAGGGGCAGATAGATATCGAAGAACTTCACCAAGCGCGGAAGTCAGATAAGTCGGCCACTAAAGACGACGAAAGAACTCATGATACCAAGAAGGGTTTCAAACCAGTCCCCCGTTACGAATCATACACCCAGTTCAATACCAAAAGGGATGATATCATTAAGGAAATTTTGAATTCAAAACTGATTAAACCTCCTCGCAAGGCAGGGAATTACCCTGAGCCAAAAAACGTCGACAAATCAAAATACTGCACCTTTCACCAGAAGCATGGCCACACAACTGATGAGTGTGTAATTGCTAAAGATCTCCTGGAACGGTTGGCACGACAAGGCCATCTCGATAAATTCATTGCAGGACATATGCAAAAGAGAACGGCATCCAGCTCCGAGCAACCCTCAACAGGTCAATCGTCAAAGGAAAAAGATAAAGCCCCGGCTCAACCACGGGAAGTAATCAATTGTATTTCAGGAGGCTATGCCGGTGGAGGGAGTACAAGCTCGGCCAGAAAATGA